Within uncultured Methanoregula sp., the genomic segment GGGACGCAACCGGTTCGATATCCTTGCCGAACTCCCTTCCGCAACCGATGTCTGTACCCTTGAACCCGATTTGGCGGCCCTTGCGGCGATCCAGACCCGGGGGATCATCGTAACCGCGGCTTCCGATCTCCCGCACTTCGATTTCGTATCCCGGTTCTTCGCGCCGTCGGTCGGGGTTTCGGAAGATCCGGTTACCGGCTCGGCCCACTGCTGTCTCGGGCCGTACTGGGGAGAGAAACTCAAAAAGATCGAACTTGACGGGTTCCAGTGCTCGGCCCGGGGCGGGACCGTGCGGGTTACCCTGCTCGGCGACCGGGTCCTCCTTGCGGGGCACGCAGTCCACATCAGCTCGGGAAAACTTCTTGTCTGATAAAAAGAGTCTTACAAATTTTTTACTGGATTTTCGCTGCTGCAATGGTTGCGAGCTGTCTTGCAGTTTCGTAATCTGCCGCGGCCCGTACATTAATGATGACGACCCGCTGGAATTCTCAAAGACCGCCATTGACTGATCGGGACCGGCATAGATCCTGAAAGAGTCCGGGAAAAAATGGGGATTAGCAATGGGATTAACGGTTCTTTCGCAGGTTCCCCGCAACGACAAAGACGATACCCGCACCGATCAGCGCACCCAGCGTGATCGTGACCGGGACCGGCGAGCGTGTCTTCTGGGTTACGGGTACCGTGGGTACCGTTGAAGGGACGAGCATGGCCTGGATCTTTACGGTCTCGCCGCTTGCCGGCCATTTCGTGATTGTGCCGGTGAGGGTGGTATACCCGGGGCACTCAACCCGGTAACTCCGGAAGGGCGTTCCGGTGGTGGCGACGGTTATGAACCGCACGCCATTCGTGATGCTTCCTTCATTGACATTGTCGAAGTACACCTGCGCCCCCTCTGCATTGCTGTAGACCGCGAAACTTCCCTGGCCGGACCCGACCGGGGGCGGGTTAGCATAAAGCGTCGGGTTATAGAATGCCGTGCGGCCCGAACTGACCGTTATCCTGCGGGTGTCGGGGGAATACCCGTTCATCGTTGCCTTCATTGAATAGGTGCCGGGGGCCAGGTTCGGGATGGTGACCGGTGAGACGCCATAACTGACGCCATTCATGTAAATAGTTGCACCGTCCGGCTCTGTCTGCGCAAAGATCGCACCTGTTGTTACCGGGCCTGGCTGGGACTGGAGCGTTGGATTATAACCGGTGGTCTGTCCCGGCCCGACCGTGATCAGCTGGGAACTGGATTTATACCCGTTCAGGGTTGCCATCACCGAATAGGTTGCCGGAACCAGGTTCCGGACCGTGAGCGGTGTTTTGCCGTAATTGACGCCGTTGACATAGATTGTTGCACCGGATGGGGATGACTGGGCGGAGATCGCACCGGTGATCACGGGCGGGTTCGGCGAAGCCCGGAGTGTCGGGTAATAGTTTGCCGTCCTGCCCGGAGGTACGGTGATAGTCTGCATATCGGAATAATAGCCGTTCAGGGATGCCATCACCGAATAGGTTCCGGCGAACAGATCGGAAACCGTTACCGGCGAAGTACCGTAACTGTTGCCGTTCACGTAAATCGTTGCACCGGCAGGGACCGACTGCGCATAGATCGCGCCGCTTTTCATCACTTCCCCGTTCACCGTGATATAATCCGTTTCGGTTATGGTATCGGTTCCGTACATGTTGCTGGCCGTCAGGCTCACGGTGTAACTGCCCGGGTCCGTGTAGGTATGCGAAGGGGAACTCGAGGAATCGGCCCCGCCGTCCCCGAAGTCCCAGTACCACATGGTAGGAGTATTGAGGGATCTGTCCGTGAAGCTGACCGTGAGGGGTCCGGAACCGGAAGTCTGGGACGAGGTGAACTCCGCCACGGGGCTTAACTGGCCCGGGACTGGCGATGTTGTCTCTCCAGTTACCGGCTGCAGGGTCGGCTGCATTGTGGGTAATTCCGTCTCTTCGGTTGTAGGCATAACGGTGGGCAACAGTGTTGGCTCCACCGGGGAGATCGTCGTGGGTTCCGGTGTTGGCGCCGTTGTATGTACAACGGTCGGTTCCTCAGTAGGCTCCTCGGTCGGGTACGTGACGGGCACCATCGTTGTTTCAGTAGTTGTTACCTCTTCAAAATCCGCCCCGAGGGCCGGAATATCCCCGGTGGCTCCGGCCCGGTCCGCCGGGCCGGTACTACTCTGGCCCACCGGATTATTTTCTGCCATGCGGGTAGTTGCCGATACGGCGGACAGGCATACAAGGCAAAGCACGAATGCAATGAGAAACAGGATCACTTTTCTTGTCATGCGGGATCTCCCCTTGCCGGGAGTTGTAGTGAACTATCCTTAACTCACTTTTTATTTGGCTTTTCTGAATTCCCGCTCAATCCAGGTACATTTCCGGGCAATAATGAAAATTTCCCGGCATGCCCGATGTTCAGGAAAGCCATCCGCCCGCGGGAACCCCCGGTCGCGACAACCGGGTGCCTGAAAGAATAATTCCCGCCTGGCAGGCTGTTTCCTGCGAAAACAAAACCGGATCCGGTGTTTGCCTGCCCGGGGTCCCGTATCAGTGCTTCTTTTTCTGTTTTTTCTTGCGGGTGGCGGTATCAATGCCGTCAAGCGCGGCGGGGAGTGAATCGAGCACGGTGACGAGCCCCGTGAGGTGCAGGTTCATGACCACGGCACCAACGATCTCCTCTTTTGTTGCCCCGGCCTGGTGGGCCATGATGGCATGCAGCCGGACTCCCTCGGAGTTCCGGACCGATGTCTGGATAGCGATATTGATCAACTGTTTTGTCTTGGCATCGAGGCCGTTGAGGGTCCGCTGCACTTCAACGAGATTGTTGAACCGTTCGGCAAGCTCGGGACACTCTTTCTGGAACATCTCATACGGGTTTATTTTCTGCATGCTGCACACCCCAGCACAAATTGGCATTCCCGTAGTTTCATAATACGTTGCGGATAAAAAACTCTTCCATATTGCCCGGGTGCCCGGGTCGGCAGGAACCCGATGTTTCTCCCCGCACCTGGCCATTCTGTTTCGACAGGAATCCGTGTCGAAACCGGGAAAAGGCCTGTCCACGTCAGCTCATGCGATGCGGGCCGGGGCCTTGCGAAAAAGAGCGGGGATGCCGGTCTGTTCCTGATCGCGTGCTGGTAAATTTATCATAGATTGCGGGCACAATAGTACCCAGAACAATCGGAGAGTTCCATGTATTTAGTCGGAGAAGCACTTATTGGCGATGGCGCGGAGCTTGCGCATATCGATCTGCTGATGGGCGATAAGGAAGGCCCCATCGGCTCGGCGTTTGCAAACGCGGTATCGCAACTTTCACAGGGGCACACCCCCCTTCTTGCCGTAGTACGCCCGAACCTGCTGACCAAGCCGGTAACGGTCGTTATCCCGAAGGTCACGCTCAAGGACATGTCGCAGGTCAACGAGATGTTCGGCCCCGTGCAGGCAGCCGTTGCAAAGGCAGTTGCGGACTGCGTTGAGGAAGGCCTGTTTGCCGGGATCGATGTCGAGGCTACCGCGATTCTCGTGTCGGCATTCGTTCACCCGGATGCAAAGGACTACAACCGGATTTACCGGTACAACTACGGCGCGACAAAGCTTGCCCTCCACCGTGCGATCGACAAGTTCCCGGACACAAAAACCCTCGTATACGAGAAAGACCGGGCAGCGCACGGCATCATGGGATTCAAGGTGCAGCGCCTCTGGGACCCGCCGTATCTCCAGGTGGCAATGGACCTCGTGGACATGGGCAAGGTTGCCCAGGTCTTAAAGGAAGTGCCTGAGAACGATCACGTGATCATCGAGGCGGGAACCCCGCTGATCAAGAAGTTCGGCCTCTCGGTCATTGGCGAGATCCGCAAGCTCCGCCCGAATGCATTCATCATCGCGGACATGAAGATCCTCGACACCGGCAATCTCGAAGCCCGGATGGCAGCCGATGCAACCGCTGACGCGGTCGTAGTCTCCGGCCTTGCCCCGGCATCGACCATCGAGAAGGCAATCTCGGAAGCCCGCAAGGTCGGCATCTACTCAATCGTGGACATGCTGAACGTGCAGGCCCCGGCCAAGCTCATCGCGAGCCTCAAGGTCAAGCCGGACATCGTGGAACTCCACCGTGCAATCGATGTCGAGGAGAGCGCCCATGCCTGGGGAGACATCCCGGCCATCAAGAAGGCGGCAGCCCCCCAGAAGCTGCTCGTTGCAACTGCCGGTGGTATCCGCGTGGATGTCGTGAAGGAAGCCCTGAAGGCAGGCGCCGATATCCTTGTTGTCGGCCGTGCAATCACTGCATCGAAAGACATCGGCCACGCAGCTGACGAGTTCCTCGACCAGCTCAACCGGGACGAGATCGACCAGTTCAGGGTCATGACTGACTTCTAAATCCAAATATCTTTTTTCAGGTTTTTTAATAATTTCCCGGTGCCACAACAACCATTTTTTAATTGGTTCAAAAATGAACCATGTGGAACAAAAGGTAACCAATAAAAAAAGTTACGGGAGCGTGGCAGCCGGGTTTTCCCCGGATGTCCCGGCCGGTTCGCTCTGATCGTACACCCGGGTCATGTACCGGGCCTGGAATGTGACGAGCGGCGGTGCGATGATAAGGATCACGATTATCAGAACACCGAGAGCGATAAAGTAGTGGCCCAGCATAAACCCGCCAATGAGAATGGCAGCGGCAAGGATGCCGACAGGAATGCCGATAATTATGGCGATGAGGATGATCGCAAGGATGTAGTTGAGCCACCCGATCTTCCTGATGGTCCCGATGATGGCTCCAAAGTTGAACGCTTCGGAAAAGACCCCTGTCCGGGCAAAGCGGATCGCGGCAACCGGCATGAAGATGGCAAGGAAGATGTCGTAGATCAACTGGATCGCGAGCAGGAGAAATAACAATGCAATCGACGTTCCGATTTCCGCGTTGCTGTACTGTACGACGGTACCTGTCGGAGGGTGCCCGCCGGCCATGCCGCCGGGGAAGATCAGGTAGGGAACGAGCGAGAGGATGATGAGCGGGAGCGAGTAGATCAGGCCGATAACAAAAAGCTTGAAGCCATCCACAAAGAGTGTTCCCCAGCGATCCACTTCCGGTGCAGGATTCCCGCCGCGGTAGATGCGCAGGATCCAGCCGTTGAGCGGGATCCCGATAAGGATCGCTGCGAGGATCAGTTTCAGCCACCGGTCCATCCTGTTGAATACGCCGGCTTTGGAATATCCCAGCGCTTCATCTATCATTGCTCCGTAGTCCATGGTAGTCTCCGTTTTTGTATATCCCCGGTTCTGCTTTTCGCCGCTGGTGACACGTTTACTCCGGTAAATGCATCATCCCGGCCGTACACGCACCGGCACCGTTGCCAGAGGTTGAGTCAACATTGTTGTGTTGTCACTATATATCTTTTGAAATGCATGTCTGGTCGCAGCCGCGTGGATGTTGAGAAGGAAGTGCTGAGGTCCGGCGCTGGTATCCTCGTGGTTAGCCGGTTCTTATTACCCTGAATAATGTCGGGTATGCTGTAGAAGGGTTTTTCGAGTGGCGGAATCGAGATAAGTGTGAGATAGGGTTGATGAATTTTAAAGTTGCTCGCAATGAATTTTAATTAATAAACGAAAATTATATCGGGTCAACAATTTTTTCTATTGCCTTTTATCAAATAAGTTAATAGATTTATTATACCTTCTCGAATAACAAATCAATTGAAAATTTATGGCAATAATAAATGAGTTCGAACTTTCTACCTTTTTTAAAGATAACTTTCAGTTATTTGTAATTTTGGGAATTTTTGGTGCTTTCACACTATATCTTAAAGGATTTCTTGTTTCTGAAAATCTGAATATAATTCTCGAATATGGTATTATTTCTAGTTTCATAATAGCTATTTTGATTTCTTTACTGATAATACGAAATTCGTTTGAGAATATTTCATTCAATCACGATTCATTTGAATCATCATTAGAAACTTTCATAGATGTGTTACAAGCTATATTTTTAGTTGGCAAAGGTAACATTTTAAGAGGACTTTTTTTAATTCCGTTTATATTTTTTATAATCACTTTAATATCGACGATTTTTACTTCATTTAGTTCTAAATTACCGTCCTTATTCAGTGCGGCAGCAACGATTATAACAACTATATTATTTTTTAATTTGTTTCAATATTTAGTAGATATTAAGAAAAATTGGAACACTGTAGCTAATTATTTAGTAGGACTAGAAATTGTCTCAATTGCCTTATTAGCAATAATTCATCTTTGGTTCCCGTCATTTTCAGAATTAGCAGAAAGACTCGTATCATTGATGATTGGATTTCCATTAGGTGCACTTGCAGGAATATTCATTGCGGCTACTATCGAGAAACTTGGCTTTCTCGGTAAATACACTAATGCGAAACAAAGAAAAAAGAAAAAGAATTATTGATATTTACACTTTTTGAACTTCACTTTTTATATCATTAAAATCAGTAAAGTGCATGCCCGCAACACTTCGAATCTCCCTAGCAACAAATCCCGGTGTTGACATCACTTCAAATCTTTTACCTCGCGCTTTGAGTTGACTTAATGCACGCTCAAAATCACCATCACCGCTAACAAGCACTGCCATTTCGTAATTCTCGATTGTATTGAACATATCTAAGACAATTTCTACATCGAGATTTGCTTTTTGTTTTAGAGTACCATCCGATTGTAGTGTGGTCTTCAGATCCTTAGTGACCACAGAATACCCCATATGGGTTAAGGCTGTAAGGTAATTTTCTTGTCTCGCTTCAGGGGGTACACCCTTTCCAATGTAATAATAAGCATCGACTATCTCCCCTTTTGTTTTTATATAATCCAAAAATAATTTTGGATCGACCCACCATTTTAGTTGATCTCTTTGCATGTAAAAAAAATTTGAACCATCCACAAATACTGCGATTTTCATAGTTTTTCCATTCTCCTAATGCCTATCATTGAATTTGATCCCTTCTCTCTTTTTATAGTATTAAAAATTCCTTTTTGGAAATGAAAAAATCAACACTTGAATCTCATAGTGCAAAACTTGACGAGATGTTATTTGCGTAAAGCCTCGCACCGAGAGGTATATGGATTTGATCCTCAAATATTTGGTATGGGTCACCCGACCGTCTCATCGTATCCTCGCCGGGCAAGGACTTTTCTGCAAATACTGATCAGCTGACACAAAAATTCCAGCACAATATCCGCCCAACAATTTCATCCTCGCCGTTTTCACTCATCCGTACTTATCCGGATTTCCCCACCCACCCATTTCATCTCCCTGCCCATCCCACAAATCAGCATGACCAGTTTGGGACCGGACGGGCTGCGGATTATTGCCCAATACCTGAAAAAGACTGGCACGGCACCGGAGAATGCCGGGGAATCCCTGCGGGTCGAAGGCCAGGGGCTGATCCCACGGGCGGGTCCGAACTACAGCATACAGATCACGATCAAGGACGACCCGGAGAATTACCGGTTCCCTGTCCCTGCCGAGTTCAACAAAAAGGGATTTTTCGTACTGCAGGCCGGAGACCTGCCGGTCGCAATCCCGTACGGGGGAGAGGCGACCGTCTCGGTCATCGAGATCAACCGGCGGGGGGAGAAGATCATTGCCCAGTCGCCGGTCAGGTTCCGGACCGTGTGACGGATTTTTGCTGCACCCTCCCGGAAATTATTCTCACGACCGGTATCCTGCTTTGTTACCGGGGAATTCTCCGGGGCCGGAATTCTTTTTACCTGATCCCCTGACACAGGATGCCATGGATGAAGCAATTAAGAAAATTGTTCTGGTAATCCCGGGCAAACTGTTTTCCCGCGTAACGCGTCGTGTCCATCTGTAAGCTTTTGAGCCATAAATCCCATAACCTCCGGATTCCAGAAACAGAATAATGACCCGCGGCGCAAAACCCCTCGCAGCAATCAAAGAAGCCAAAAAATTCGCGGAGAAGATGGGCTACCACTGGCAGGAGAATTCGGAGAACCCGGAGATCGGCTATGACTTCATGGCCTTCAAACCGGGAAACGCATTTCTCGTCAGGGTCCGGCAGACGCGGTACCAGATCGATCCGGATAGGACGTACGACGAGCTCCTGCCGGATGTTCTCCGCGAAGTCCGCGGGCTCCCGTTCCCGGCATGGATGCCCCGCGAGCTCTGGCTCCGCACCCAGCACGAGCGGACCTGGCGCCGGCTCAAGGTGCATGATTTCGGTGTTGCCGAGATCGGGTGGTGGGGACCGGACGGGTATTATAACAAGTATGCCCCGTGAGAAGCCCCCCTCGATGAAAAGCACCCTCCTTTATAAACGGGGTGCCCTGCCTGGACTGTAAGTCTCCCCGCTTGTTTCTCCGACGGAGAGGTTTTGGGCCCAAAATCCGGAAAAATTCGGCAGTGGAAATGGTGCCAACCGTTTTTCTGATTCCGGATTAAAACCGGTATTTTTCCAAAAAAACGATTTTAATCAGGAAAAAACCGTGCAATTTAGCGGCCGGAGAAATTGCGCAAAAATCTGATGGCCTGCTGTCCGGTCCGGGTCCTGGAGCCTGCCGGAAGGGTGTGGCGGCCGAAATTTAACGGGGGGTCCCGAACGGGGTTTTTCAGGCCTTTCTTTTTCCGGAAAACCGTGGATTTTACCGAGGGGATGCACGGACGGCGCACCGTAGGCCACCCGGCGGGAGGGATACGTTTTTTTACTGTCGATATCCGGGTCAGTTTGTTCCCGTGTACTCCCTGAATTATCCTGTGACCTTCTCACCGGTTTTCCATCCGTCTCTCTTCCGTGATATCCAGCGCGATAAAGATAGTGCCTGCGGCCGGGTTGGACGGATCGATCATAGTCCCGAAGAGCCGGATATCCCGTATTGTCCCGTCTTTTCTGAGAGATCGTGTATCCATTGACTCAACGATACCCTGACGGTTCCCGAGGGTGTAGAATTTCCCGGCCTTGAGATATTCGTCCGCATCCGGGTACAGGAACCGTGCGTTCTGTCCGAGCAGCTCCTCACGGGAATATCCCATCATCCTGCAGAACTGGTCATTGACCCGCAGGAAAATCCGGTCAGCTGACATCAGGCCGATGCCTACGGGAGCTGCACGCAGGATGCCGGTAAGCTCCGCTTCGCTCTTTTTCAGGCGCTCTTCGCTTCGGGCAATCTCTTCGTATCTCTCCCGGAGCTCCTCTTCGTTCCTTGCCAGATCGTCATACTGCGTGCGCAGTTCTTCTTCGGCAGCAGTGAGCTGTTCATACGCCGCACGAAGTTCGTTATGATCCCGTTTCTCCCTGGTGATGTCGAGAGCGCTGTAGGTCATGGGCGCCATGGGATTGGACCGGTCGATCGCAGCTGCCGTTATCCGGACATCGATGACTGTGCCATCCCTGCGCAGCCAGGGGATTTCGATATCATCCGGTGCACCCTCCCGGTAAGCCTGCTCCCGCATTCTCCCGACTGCTAAATAGTCCTCGTCTTTCAGGTACAGGAACCGGGTATTCCGGCCTTCCAGTTCTTCACGCGGGTAGCCGGTCAGGGTACAAAGACGGTTGTTGACCCGGGTCAGGACCCGGTTTTCAACCACTGCAATCCCGACCGGGACCGCCTGGAATATGCTGGTTATCTCGTTCTCGCTCTTCCTGCGGGAAACCGCCTGTCGCACCTTGTGCGTCAGTTCGGCAAACTGAGCTACCGGCTCGCCGCCTTTCTGGAGATAGAAGTCAGCGCCGTTGTTGATAGCCTCGATAACAACTTCCTCGCGGCCCCTGCCGGTGAAAAGGATAAAGGGAATATTTCCGAATCGTTGCCGGACTTCTTTTAAAAACATGATCCCGTTCATACCGGGCATCTGGTAATCGGCGATAATTGCATCGTATGACGAGAATGTGGGGGAGTTGAGTGCTTCCCGTGCAGATGTTGAGGTTTCTATCGTGAACTGTCCGGATTCTTCAAGGAACATTTTGCCCACTTCCAGAAGGTCGGGCTCATCATCGACATAGAGAATCCGGATTTCATCGGCCATTGTTTTTTCATATTGATCATGCAGTATATCTTTGTTGCTACAGCCCGCGTTCTCGCGATATCCGGGTTGTTGTTCCCTGGACAATCTGAATGGTGAGGAAGATGCCCCGAAAGCAGAATACTTTTTTTTATCGCCGTGAAAATTCGTTTTCCAGGCAGATTGCCCAAGCAAAAAATAAACCCGTGAGTCCTAGAGATTAACCTGTTCTGGATAAGGTGATAGCAGACCGGGTAATTTGTGACTTCCCGTCCATATCATTATAGGTAACGAGGATGGGGACAGAATCCGTACCTGCAGGAATTGAAAAGGTCACTTCGAATGAACTGAAATCAAACGGGTTCAGGGTCCCGGCCGCGAACGTCTTGTGCGGGCTCACAGGTACTGCCGGACGTTCTGTAGTAACGGTAACGTTTTTCGCACTGTTCTTTCCACCATTTGTCACATCCCCTGTTACGGAATATACCGTCCCGTTCTGGGTGGCTTTCATATTGTTCAGTATCAGTTTTGCTGCCATCGTTTCCGTTTGAGGAATACTCTTATCCCCGGAAGTGAGATCCGATACGCGATCCGGTAAATCACTCACCGTGCTGACAACCGGCATTACATAGGGGGAGATGAATATCCCGATTATGAGAAAAATACAACCAAAAACAATCAGGAACGGAAGATCCCGCATGATATCACCACTGGTTTTCCTGTTTAATCTGTGTACAGGACAGGGAATAAGCGTATCTTTTGGTGAAAATATCGCTGCAGTATATTTTTCAGCACTTGCTCGTTATCGGCTGTGCGATCACCGCCCCGGGGGATCCTGCCGGGCAAAGCCCGCATGAAAATGCCATTTTTATATTAGCAACAGTTTAAGCACTCCCTCGCCATAGGTGAGGGTATGCTTGAGGAGTTCTGTGAAGGAAATCATTGCGATCAATACATCCATTCTGTCGGCGGGTCTCACGCAGAGTGTCTTATGGTACAGAGAGAGTTATCCCGGGTGGGTAATTGTCCTCTCCGCTACGACAAGATTGTGGCAAAAGCGATCCCGGAAGTAAAAACCATTTCCCCCACCAGGGTCAACGAAGAGCCAAAGAGAAAGGGTGGATTCAGCAGCAGATCCAAATAATTTCTCGTTCCCGACGCTCGGGAAGATCGTCCCTGCATGAGAGACATCCCGGCTATCAGGAATATCCCGCGATTACCCGGCCTGCCCGGCCAGGAATGCCTTCACGTGACCGCCCGCTGCCGTGAAAATTATCTGGACTACAAGGGCATTTGCAACCGCAGCCTCCACGACCCTGAAAAGAAAACTCCCCGTAAATCCCGGCTGGGCTGCGATAATACCCGGGCTGAGCAGGAGAACCACCAGCAGGTACACAAGGCCGCTTGCCATCGTGGCCAGGAATGCCGCGGCAAACGGGGTTCCTGTACGGATCCTGCCTGCCAGGTACGCGAAGGCGAAGAAGCAGACAAGGATTCCCACGGGTTCGCTCACCAGGTTGGAGAACGCCATGAACCCCGCCGTCGTGGCAGCCTGCCCGCCAAGGATCGTTGCAACGTGCGCGGGATTTGAAAGGATGTTGAGAATCCCTGCAATGATCCCGACCCCGATAACTTCTGCCAGGCGCAATGACACCGTCATGACAACGAGACAATAAGCCACGATGACAAACTCGATGCCGACCGGGATGGAGAATGCCCCGGCAACGAATGGATACCCATAATTCAGGACCGCCCCGCAGGCGAGAATTGCGACAACAGCCAGTGCCTCCTTTGCATTCATGATCTCTCTCCTTACGATCATATCCGGTTTCGGATGGTTAAAAAACCCGGTCCTGGTGTAATGCGATTGTGTGCCGGGAATGATACGGAATTGTGCAGGTTCCGGGTGGGCCGGAAGGTAAAACACGGTCCTGCCGGGACGGGTACGGATCTTTTGCCTCAAGTTGCCGGATTAATTAACCTCCAGAGATAACCGGTACAGCATGAGCACCGAGATCCCCTGGGACAAATCAAGGATGGAGTGGAAACCGGTTGACATGACGGTCGTGTATAACGGGAACGGGGAGTTCACCGCCCGCACCTCGTCGGGGATCACATACGCCATGGAAGCCCCGGTCGGCATGGGCGGGCACGGGAAGGTGCCCAACCCCATCCAGTATCTTGTCGGCTCGCTGGGCGGCTGCGTTGGCGTGAAGATCATCCTTGCCCTGTCGGACAACGGCATTATTCCGGAGGAGCTGACGATCGGTATCCACGGGACCCGCAAAAAGACCATGCCGGCATTTTTCGATACGGTCCATCTCACGATAACGCTCCGGGCCGATGCGGACGAGGCGATGGTATCGGATATCATCGAACAGACCCTGACCCGTCTCTGCCCTATCGCAGCAATGTTCGCCGAGGTTGGGGAAGTGACCGCGGAACACCGGATTACCAGAACCTCATCCGGATAACCATGCGTCGGGATGTTTGAAGCCCTGCACCAGCGCGGTATGGCATCGCGGGAGAGGGGTGCTCTCTCCCGCAGGCAGGCGCTTTGGGATCCGATTCCGCGAGTTATGACCGTTAACGGTGGTTCCGGTCGGAAATAACCCGCAAATGATTACATTCTTTTCAACAGGATTATTTACTGCCGAAGGAAACGTTTTAGAGATTTTTATGAAAAAATCGTATGCAATTATTCTCGCCGGTTTCATCTGTATCCTGATGATCGCAGCCGGCTGTACAAGCACTTCCGGTACAACACCGGTAACAACAACCCCCGCCGCCACAACCGCAGCGGTGACACCGTCAGTCCCGGCAACCGCGGCAACGGCAGCACCTTTGGTAACCCCCTCATGGTCAGGAACCTGGAATACGACGTACACCTCCTCGGACAATACCGGCGCGGTAGTCGATGTCCTTTCCCTTACCCAGAACGGGTCATCGGTGACAGGGACCTATAACAACGGTATCGGCCTGGTCAATGCTACCGGACAGGGAGGACGGCTTACCGGCAGCTGGTCCGACAGCGACAAGAACGGGAAGTATATCGGGCTGTTCGAATTTGTACGATCAGCAGATGACAAATCGTTCACCGGCAAATGGGTTTACACATCCGAATCTGACACAACGCTCGGTAATTCAACGAAAACCTGGAACGGTGTCAGGATATAATGTTCCGGCCAGGAGCCGGTATCATTGAACTTTTTTTTAAACATCATTACAAAAATCAATAATTTCTGCATCATTTGATTGATAAACCCCCCCGTATCTTATCTCACGTCCTCTTCCGCATACCTTCATTTCCCTCAAGAAGAAACCTGTAAGATACCTGTTGTCCGGGGGAATCCGGAGAAAAGCATTCTCCTGATCTTATCAGGAGCAAATCCAGATACCCCCGGCGAAAACGAAAGGAGATATCATGCAAATCCTCACCGTACCGATCGCCCTCATCTGGATCCTGTTCTTTGCCTACTG encodes:
- a CDS encoding PEGA domain-containing protein; this translates as MTRKVILFLIAFVLCLVCLSAVSATTRMAENNPVGQSSTGPADRAGATGDIPALGADFEEVTTTETTMVPVTYPTEEPTEEPTVVHTTAPTPEPTTISPVEPTLLPTVMPTTEETELPTMQPTLQPVTGETTSPVPGQLSPVAEFTSSQTSGSGPLTVSFTDRSLNTPTMWYWDFGDGGADSSSSPSHTYTDPGSYTVSLTASNMYGTDTITETDYITVNGEVMKSGAIYAQSVPAGATIYVNGNSYGTSPVTVSDLFAGTYSVMASLNGYYSDMQTITVPPGRTANYYPTLRASPNPPVITGAISAQSSPSGATIYVNGVNYGKTPLTVRNLVPATYSVMATLNGYKSSSQLITVGPGQTTGYNPTLQSQPGPVTTGAIFAQTEPDGATIYMNGVSYGVSPVTIPNLAPGTYSMKATMNGYSPDTRRITVSSGRTAFYNPTLYANPPPVGSGQGSFAVYSNAEGAQVYFDNVNEGSITNGVRFITVATTGTPFRSYRVECPGYTTLTGTITKWPASGETVKIQAMLVPSTVPTVPVTQKTRSPVPVTITLGALIGAGIVFVVAGNLRKNR
- a CDS encoding carboxymuconolactone decarboxylase family protein, with amino-acid sequence MQKINPYEMFQKECPELAERFNNLVEVQRTLNGLDAKTKQLINIAIQTSVRNSEGVRLHAIMAHQAGATKEEIVGAVVMNLHLTGLVTVLDSLPAALDGIDTATRKKKQKKKH
- a CDS encoding bifunctional 5,6,7,8-tetrahydromethanopterin hydro-lyase/3-hexulose-6-phosphate synthase, with product MYLVGEALIGDGAELAHIDLLMGDKEGPIGSAFANAVSQLSQGHTPLLAVVRPNLLTKPVTVVIPKVTLKDMSQVNEMFGPVQAAVAKAVADCVEEGLFAGIDVEATAILVSAFVHPDAKDYNRIYRYNYGATKLALHRAIDKFPDTKTLVYEKDRAAHGIMGFKVQRLWDPPYLQVAMDLVDMGKVAQVLKEVPENDHVIIEAGTPLIKKFGLSVIGEIRKLRPNAFIIADMKILDTGNLEARMAADATADAVVVSGLAPASTIEKAISEARKVGIYSIVDMLNVQAPAKLIASLKVKPDIVELHRAIDVEESAHAWGDIPAIKKAAAPQKLLVATAGGIRVDVVKEALKAGADILVVGRAITASKDIGHAADEFLDQLNRDEIDQFRVMTDF
- a CDS encoding DUF4013 domain-containing protein, which codes for MDYGAMIDEALGYSKAGVFNRMDRWLKLILAAILIGIPLNGWILRIYRGGNPAPEVDRWGTLFVDGFKLFVIGLIYSLPLIILSLVPYLIFPGGMAGGHPPTGTVVQYSNAEIGTSIALLFLLLAIQLIYDIFLAIFMPVAAIRFARTGVFSEAFNFGAIIGTIRKIGWLNYILAIILIAIIIGIPVGILAAAILIGGFMLGHYFIALGVLIIVILIIAPPLVTFQARYMTRVYDQSEPAGTSGENPAATLP
- a CDS encoding NYN domain-containing protein, producing the protein MKIAVFVDGSNFFYMQRDQLKWWVDPKLFLDYIKTKGEIVDAYYYIGKGVPPEARQENYLTALTHMGYSVVTKDLKTTLQSDGTLKQKANLDVEIVLDMFNTIENYEMAVLVSGDGDFERALSQLKARGKRFEVMSTPGFVAREIRSVAGMHFTDFNDIKSEVQKV
- a CDS encoding PAS domain S-box protein, with product MADEIRILYVDDEPDLLEVGKMFLEESGQFTIETSTSAREALNSPTFSSYDAIIADYQMPGMNGIMFLKEVRQRFGNIPFILFTGRGREEVVIEAINNGADFYLQKGGEPVAQFAELTHKVRQAVSRRKSENEITSIFQAVPVGIAVVENRVLTRVNNRLCTLTGYPREELEGRNTRFLYLKDEDYLAVGRMREQAYREGAPDDIEIPWLRRDGTVIDVRITAAAIDRSNPMAPMTYSALDITREKRDHNELRAAYEQLTAAEEELRTQYDDLARNEEELRERYEEIARSEERLKKSEAELTGILRAAPVGIGLMSADRIFLRVNDQFCRMMGYSREELLGQNARFLYPDADEYLKAGKFYTLGNRQGIVESMDTRSLRKDGTIRDIRLFGTMIDPSNPAAGTIFIALDITEERRMENR
- a CDS encoding OsmC family protein: MSTEIPWDKSRMEWKPVDMTVVYNGNGEFTARTSSGITYAMEAPVGMGGHGKVPNPIQYLVGSLGGCVGVKIILALSDNGIIPEELTIGIHGTRKKTMPAFFDTVHLTITLRADADEAMVSDIIEQTLTRLCPIAAMFAEVGEVTAEHRITRTSSG